The DNA segment AGTATGAGTGACCGCTTTATTTGGAGAAAATACCTTTTTTTCCCTCATTATTATAATAAGGCAATGATATATCGCCAAATTATTGAGGTATTAAAACAAGAGGTTCCTGTTTCTATTGAGGAGATCTATTTTGATTATCAAATAGCATTACAAGAATCAGAGAATATTTATAGAGTGATTATTTATGCACTTATTAAAAATAATGAAACAGATTTTAGTCTCAATAAGCAGATGGTTTTAGACAGCGAACTTTATTGTTATCGTAGGGGAATCGATTATTTAGTCCATCAACAATTAGATAACAAGGGGGAAAGTAGTAGAGAAGATACTTATTTATTTAAAAATCAACTTATTCAGTTTAAACAAACAGAGCTTTTCCAGATATCTATTGAAAAATTATCACAACTCACTGGTTATAAGCGGTTACTTACTATTGAAAAAATACAAAATTTATCACAAATAGAAAAAGAAAAAATTATTACACTGGCGTTACCTAGTGATCAGAAAATTATTGATCCTTATTTATATATAATAGCATTAGGAGCCTGCTTATGGAATGGCAAGGTATAAATTTAACAAATTATCATCAAACAAATTGGCTAAATAAGATTAAAAAAAGATATTTTTATTATATGGTTTTGATTGTTATTTTTATTATATTGGCGGTAATGATAAAAATATACAGTAATAACTTTTATACAAATGGATTATATTATCAACAGCAAAATAATAAATTTAATCTTAAAATTAAAAACAAAGAAGCATTATTAAATAATTTTCTTAATAACAAAAAAATGCAAAAAAATCTTCTTAATGCTCAAAATATAAAATTGATACTGGATAAACTTCAAAATCTACCCATTGAAGGTACAGTGAATGAAATTAATATTAAACATAATATAACAGATTATTTTTTGATTTTAGGAAAGTTAAATAAACAAGAAGATTTTGAAAAAATATCAGCTTATTTAAAACGTATTAAAAATACAAATTTTAGTATTAATATGCTACAAACTAACAGTGATAATCAATTAGAATTTATTATTAAAGTGAGTTTTATATAAAGATGAATAAAATAAAAAAGTATTATTTTCAACCAAGTAGTTATATTTATCTTTTTATTGAGGCGACCTTAATACACAAGATACAAATCTCTATTTTGATAGGATTGTTGATTATAAGTTACCCTCTATATGATATTTTTCATAATATGCAATATCAACAAAAACAGTTTGATACTTTTCAAAAATATAAAGCAAAGAATTCAAGTCTTGATAAAAAATTGGAACAATTAAAAGTGGTTTCTATGGATAATCATTCTCCTTTAGAAATTAATCAAAAAGTTAAACGTATTTTAGTTAAAAACAAAATGAATATTGAAAGTATTTTATGGAATAAAGAAAATAATATTATTGATGTTGTTTTTAATCAAAAATTTAAAAATGTTGTCGATGTGATTATTCAAATAAGTAATGCCCAAAATATTTATTTTAATGAAATTAACTTAATAAAAATAAATGAAAATCATTTAGTGCAGTGTGTACTAAGTTTATCCATATTAGAAAGGTAAAATAATGAAAAAGTTAGTATTGTTAATGTGTTTGTTTTTGAGTTGTTATATTTATGCTGATCCTTTTTATAAAGAAAAAGAAATTATGGATAACAAAGTCACAGTTGAAGAATATAATATAGATGAAAGTGAACCTGATATTGTTGATAAAGAGGGTTTAGTAAAAAGCATTCATTTAAATTATGCGAGAGCAAAAGATATTATTGAAAGTTTAACTAAAGGACAAGGAACCTTGTTAGATGGCGGTTATATTCATTTTGATCAACAAACAAATACATTGATTTTAAAAGGAAGTAATCGGATTTTAAATAAATTAACCGCATTAGTAAAAAAATTAGATAAACCCATTAGGCAAGTTGCTATTGAAGCAAGAGTAGTGACTATCAGTAGTGAACATTTACAAGAATTAGGTGTTCGATGGGGAATGTTTAGTCCAACTGCAAACTCTCATCAATTTGGTGGAAAATTAGAAGGGAATGGGTTTTCAGCAAATAATTTAAATGTTAATTTTCCAGTGGTCAGCAATGCAGCTTCTGCAGTTATTCAAATTGCGAGTTTGAACAATAGATTATTAGATCTAGAATTAACAGCATTAGAACAAGAAAATAGTGTGGAAATTATTGCTAGTCCAAGTTTAATTACAACAAATGAGAATAAAGCGAGTATCAAGCAAGGAACAGAGGTTGCTTATCCACAGCGTAATGCTAAAGGGGATATTACTGATGTTGAATTTCGTGATGCAGTTTTAGGGCTTGAAGTTACTCCTCATTTTTCTCAAAATGATCAAATTTTACTGGATTTATTAGTTACTCAAAACGCACCAAATACAGCAACAGCAAGTAGTCAGCAATGGGTGACTATAGATAAACAAGAAATTAAAACACAGGTTTTAGCTCAAAATGGTAAAACGATTGTACTTGGAGGGATCTTTCAAAATATGCTTTCTAAGGAAAAAGATGCAGTACCTTTATTAGGAAGCCTACCGATATTAAAGCATTTATTTAGTCATACCAAAGATAAGGTGGCTAAACGTGAACTCGTCATTTTTGTCACGCCACATATAATTAATCCTCAGTAGTAATATTGGCTGAAAAGTTTTTATAGTTTACTTATTATGGAGTTTGTAAATGAAATCAGAGTTAGTTAAAATAAAAAAAGAAACAATAAGAGAAGCGGGTAAATTATTACTTGATTTTACCAAAATTATTGTTGCTATTGCAGTGATTACGCCATTTGTACAAAATAATAATGTTGAGGTATTTCCTTTTCTATCTGCAAGTATTTCAATGGTTACAGGTTTATATTTAATAAACAAAGGAGCAAAAAATGGATAGTTTAACGATTGTATCAGGTGTTATTGCATTATTTGGTCTTTTATTTGCATTATATGTGCATTTTTCTACTAAATGATTTATAAAAGACGGTCACTCTCTCAGTCTAATATTTTCCCCTATCCGTTGAATTTATGATAGAATTCGCTACCGTTCCACCGCCTGTTTAAAAATAATACAGCAAGCGGTTAGATCTTTAACAAATTTTGCAAAATTATACTTTATAGAGGTTATATGAAAGTTTCTCCACGTCGTCGAGCTCGTGAATGTGCGGTACAAGCACTTTATTCTTGGTTTATATCTAAAAATTCAATTGAAGAAGTTGAAGTCTCGTTTATGACAGATCAAGATATGAAAGGTGTTGACGTTCCTTATTTTCTTAAATTATTACGTGGTACAGTTGAACATATCACAGAGGTTGATGCAGCTTTTCAACCTTATTTAGATCGTAGCCAAGATGATCTTGATCCTATTGAATATTCCATTTTACGAGTAGCAAGCTATGAATTAAAATTCCAACTTGATGTACCTTATAAAGTGGTGATCAATGAAGCGATTGAAGTGGCTAAAGTATTTGGTTCTGATGATAGCCATAAATATGTAAACGGTATTTTAGATAAATTAGCACCTGCATTAGGGCGTAAATAAGATTTCTAAAATGAATGAATTTGATGTAATTAAGCACTACTTTAATCGTCAGAAAGCAAAACAATCTTCTGTATTAGCGATTGGCGATGATTGTGCCATCATCGAATTAGCATCACAACAACAGTTAGCCATTACCACAGATACTTTAGCTGTTGGAACACATTTTCTTCCTGAGATCTCTCCTTATGATTTAGCCTATAAATCTGTTGCTGTCAATTTAAGTGATTTGGCGGCAATGGGGGCAATACCCAAATGGATTTCATTAGCTTTAACCTTACCAAAGGTGGAACATCAATGGTTAGCCGAATTTAGCAAAGGGTTATTTGCTATTTTAGATCACTACAATGTAGAATTAATTGGCGGTGACACAACCAAAGGTGCATTATCCATTACAATTACCGCTCAAGGGGTATTAGACAAAGGTACGGGGTTATATCGTCATAAAGCACAACTGAATGATTTGATTTTTGTATCAGGAACACTCGGTGACAGTAAAGCAGGTTTAGCACTATTATTTAATCAAACTAAAAATGACACAGAGCAACAACAATACTTATTACAACGTCATTTAAACCCTACTCCTAGGATAGAACTAGGTCTGTTACTTAATCAATATTCGCAGTGTGCGATTGATATTTCAGATGGACTGTTGGCAGATTTAGGGCATATTTTAGTGCGTAGTCAATGTGGTGCAGAACTGAATTTGCAAGATTTACCCCTGTCATTACCGCTTGTAAATGAATATCCACGACTAGCAGAAACTTTTGCTTTAACGGGAGGGGAAGATTATGAACTTTGCTTTACTATTTCTCCTAACAAGGTAGAGGCTTTTAAGCAAGCCATTGCTCACTTAAACATAAAATGTAGCTGTATTGGTAAAATCACCCAATCTGGCTTAACTTTATTAAGAGAGGGTAAAGAAGAGCCGTTTCCTGTACAAGCAGGATTTGACCATTTTTCATAAAAAATAAAAGGTAACAAAATAATGAAACCGATTAATCTCAAAAATCCCATTCATTTATTCGCTTTTGGTTTTGGTTCAGGTTTAATCAAGCCCGCCCCAGGTACTTGGGGAACATTAGT comes from the Pasteurella atlantica genome and includes:
- the pilQ gene encoding type IV pilus secretin PilQ, producing MKKLVLLMCLFLSCYIYADPFYKEKEIMDNKVTVEEYNIDESEPDIVDKEGLVKSIHLNYARAKDIIESLTKGQGTLLDGGYIHFDQQTNTLILKGSNRILNKLTALVKKLDKPIRQVAIEARVVTISSEHLQELGVRWGMFSPTANSHQFGGKLEGNGFSANNLNVNFPVVSNAASAVIQIASLNNRLLDLELTALEQENSVEIIASPSLITTNENKASIKQGTEVAYPQRNAKGDITDVEFRDAVLGLEVTPHFSQNDQILLDLLVTQNAPNTATASSQQWVTIDKQEIKTQVLAQNGKTIVLGGIFQNMLSKEKDAVPLLGSLPILKHLFSHTKDKVAKRELVIFVTPHIINPQ
- the nusB gene encoding transcription antitermination factor NusB; this translates as MKVSPRRRARECAVQALYSWFISKNSIEEVEVSFMTDQDMKGVDVPYFLKLLRGTVEHITEVDAAFQPYLDRSQDDLDPIEYSILRVASYELKFQLDVPYKVVINEAIEVAKVFGSDDSHKYVNGILDKLAPALGRK
- the thiL gene encoding thiamine-phosphate kinase, whose amino-acid sequence is MNEFDVIKHYFNRQKAKQSSVLAIGDDCAIIELASQQQLAITTDTLAVGTHFLPEISPYDLAYKSVAVNLSDLAAMGAIPKWISLALTLPKVEHQWLAEFSKGLFAILDHYNVELIGGDTTKGALSITITAQGVLDKGTGLYRHKAQLNDLIFVSGTLGDSKAGLALLFNQTKNDTEQQQYLLQRHLNPTPRIELGLLLNQYSQCAIDISDGLLADLGHILVRSQCGAELNLQDLPLSLPLVNEYPRLAETFALTGGEDYELCFTISPNKVEAFKQAIAHLNIKCSCIGKITQSGLTLLREGKEEPFPVQAGFDHFS